A genome region from Pseudomonadota bacterium includes the following:
- a CDS encoding cobalamin B12-binding domain-containing protein, which produces MTVKKDKEPQVTQRPIRILVAKAGLDGHDRGAKVIARALRDAGMEVVYTGLHQTTENIVRAAIQEDVDCIGLSILSGAHMTLFPELLKQLKRDGAEDIVVFGGGIIPKDDIEALKALGVKQIFIPGTHTQDVIDWIRSNVPVSE; this is translated from the coding sequence ATGACGGTAAAGAAAGACAAGGAACCACAAGTGACACAACGTCCGATTCGAATCTTGGTTGCTAAAGCTGGGCTGGATGGACATGACCGCGGAGCGAAGGTCATTGCGCGAGCGTTGCGCGATGCTGGTATGGAGGTGGTTTACACCGGACTGCACCAGACCACCGAAAATATAGTGCGAGCTGCCATCCAGGAGGACGTTGATTGTATCGGACTCAGTATCTTATCCGGCGCGCATATGACGCTCTTTCCGGAGCTTCTTAAGCAACTCAAGAGGGATGGAGCAGAAGATATAGTAGTGTTCGGCGGAGGGATTATTCCAAAGGACGATATCGAAGCACTCAAGGCGCTAGGGGTTAAGCAGATCTTTATCCCCGGTACCCATACGCAGGATGTAATAGACTGGATTAGATCTAACGTGCCGGTTAGTGAATAA